Proteins co-encoded in one Streptomyces sp. JH34 genomic window:
- a CDS encoding 1,4-dihydroxy-6-naphthoate synthase, producing the protein MTDSTDTVTDTATDPVGAPLPALRIAFSPCPNDTFVFDAWAHGRVPGAPALDVTFADIDLTNGMAERGEFDVLKVSYAVLPWVLDEYALLPCGGALGRGCGPLVLTKEAGADLTGKTVAVPSERSTAYLLFRLWAAEAVPDGVGEIVVMPFDEIMPAVRDGRVDAGLVIHEARFTYQNYGLHSLADMGEHWESTTGLPIPLGAIIARRSLGEETLNRLSDSIRTSVRMAWDDPERSRPYVLEHAQEMDPAVADQHIGLYVNEFTADLGEHGYAAIRGLLTRAAAEGLVPALAPDAFSVTGR; encoded by the coding sequence ATGACCGACTCGACCGACACCGTGACTGACACCGCGACAGACCCGGTCGGCGCACCGCTCCCCGCGCTGCGCATCGCCTTCTCGCCGTGCCCGAACGACACCTTCGTCTTCGACGCCTGGGCGCACGGAAGGGTCCCCGGCGCGCCCGCCCTCGACGTCACCTTCGCCGACATCGACCTCACCAACGGCATGGCCGAGCGCGGCGAGTTCGACGTGCTGAAGGTGTCCTACGCCGTCCTGCCCTGGGTGCTGGACGAGTACGCGCTGCTGCCGTGCGGCGGAGCCCTCGGGCGCGGCTGCGGCCCGCTGGTCCTCACGAAGGAGGCGGGCGCGGACCTGACGGGGAAGACCGTCGCCGTGCCGAGCGAGCGCTCCACCGCCTACCTGCTGTTCCGGCTGTGGGCGGCCGAGGCCGTGCCGGACGGGGTGGGCGAGATCGTCGTCATGCCGTTCGACGAGATCATGCCCGCGGTGCGCGACGGCCGGGTGGACGCCGGTCTGGTCATCCACGAGGCCCGCTTCACGTATCAGAACTACGGCCTGCACAGCCTTGCCGACATGGGCGAGCACTGGGAGTCGACCACCGGCCTGCCGATCCCGCTCGGCGCGATCATCGCCAGGCGCTCACTGGGCGAGGAGACGCTGAACCGGCTCTCGGATTCGATCCGCACGTCGGTGCGGATGGCCTGGGACGACCCGGAGCGTTCGCGTCCGTACGTCCTGGAGCACGCCCAGGAGATGGACCCGGCCGTGGCCGACCAGCACATCGGGCTGTACGTCAACGAGTTCACCGCCGACCTCGGCGAGCACGGCTACGCGGCGATCCGCGGGCTGCTGACCCGGGCGGCGGCCGAGGGCCTCGTGCCGGCGCTGGCCCCGGACGCATTCTCCGTCACCGGACGCTGA
- a CDS encoding cold-shock protein, translating to MPTGKVKWFNSEKGFGFLSRDDGADVFVHSSVLPAGVDALKPGQRVEFGVVAGQRGDQALSVVILDPTPSVAAAQRRRPDELASIVQDLTTLLENITPSLERGRYPDKAAGAKIAGLLRAVADQLDV from the coding sequence GTGCCCACGGGTAAGGTCAAATGGTTCAATTCGGAAAAGGGCTTCGGCTTTCTTTCCCGCGACGACGGCGCCGACGTCTTCGTCCACTCCTCCGTTCTCCCGGCCGGCGTCGACGCGCTGAAGCCCGGTCAGCGCGTCGAGTTCGGTGTGGTCGCCGGCCAGCGCGGTGACCAGGCGCTCTCCGTGGTGATCCTCGACCCCACGCCGTCCGTCGCCGCCGCACAGCGGCGCAGGCCGGACGAGCTCGCCTCGATCGTGCAGGACCTGACGACCCTCCTGGAGAACATCACGCCCTCGCTGGAGCGGGGCCGTTACCCCGACAAGGCCGCCGGCGCGAAGATCGCCGGACTGCTGAGGGCGGTCGCCGACCAACTCGACGTCTGA
- a CDS encoding haloacid dehalogenase-like hydrolase has product MSSHTLTVGFDLDMTLIDSRPGIKAAYGRLAAETGVYIDTDLVVSRLGPPLEDEMSNWFPADAVAEACDRYRAMYPDTAIAPTTALPGARESVDAVRALGGRAVVVTAKYEPNAKLHLAHLGIAADVLVGGLWAEGKAEALLEHGARVYVGDHTGDVRGAHAANALSVGVTTGPCDEEELRAAGADVILPDLTAFPAWLRTFAGA; this is encoded by the coding sequence ATGTCCTCACACACCTTGACGGTCGGCTTCGACCTCGACATGACGCTCATCGACTCCCGGCCCGGCATCAAGGCCGCCTACGGGAGGCTGGCCGCCGAGACGGGTGTGTACATCGACACCGACCTGGTCGTCAGCCGCCTCGGGCCGCCGCTCGAGGACGAGATGTCCAACTGGTTCCCGGCCGACGCGGTCGCCGAGGCCTGCGACCGGTACCGCGCGATGTACCCGGACACGGCGATCGCGCCGACCACCGCGCTCCCCGGTGCCAGGGAGTCCGTGGATGCCGTGCGGGCGCTCGGCGGGCGGGCGGTGGTCGTCACCGCCAAGTACGAACCGAACGCCAAGCTCCACCTCGCGCACCTCGGCATCGCGGCGGACGTCCTGGTCGGCGGCCTCTGGGCCGAGGGCAAGGCGGAGGCGCTCCTGGAGCACGGCGCGCGCGTCTACGTCGGCGACCACACCGGGGACGTACGCGGGGCGCACGCCGCGAACGCCCTGTCCGTCGGTGTCACCACCGGCCCGTGCGACGAGGAGGAGCTGCGGGCGGCGGGAGCCGACGTGATCCTTCCGGACCTCACGGCGTTCCCCGCCTGGCTGAGGACCTTCGCGGGCGCCTGA
- a CDS encoding iron ABC transporter permease, with amino-acid sequence MAAAAPRLSRRALATAAAVVALLLSVLLSLAVGARTIAPSAVLDALLHGGHSDAAEVIRQMRVPRTVIGLMVGAALALAGTVLQGITRNPIADPGILGISQGASVAVVLAIAYAGIHTLTGYVWFAFGGAAVASVAVYAIASRGRGGATPVKLALGGAAINALLVSVTMAVLTTKASALDEFRFWQVGSIAGREAQVAQQIWPFLLIGTVLVVSVARGLDALALGEDVAKGLGQNVAAVRIVGGIGATVLTGAGVAAAGPIAFVGLAVPHIARAIVGSDHRWVLPMAALVGPVMLLVPDVVGRVLFPPGEVPAGVMTALIGVPFLVTLVRRKAVPA; translated from the coding sequence ATGGCAGCCGCCGCTCCACGCCTGTCCAGACGCGCGCTCGCGACCGCCGCGGCCGTCGTCGCCCTGCTGCTGTCCGTCCTGCTCAGCCTCGCCGTGGGGGCGAGGACCATCGCGCCGTCCGCCGTCCTCGACGCCCTGCTGCACGGTGGGCACTCGGACGCCGCCGAGGTGATCCGGCAGATGCGGGTGCCGCGCACCGTGATCGGACTGATGGTCGGCGCGGCACTCGCCCTGGCCGGCACGGTGCTCCAGGGCATCACCCGCAACCCCATCGCCGACCCCGGGATCCTGGGGATCAGTCAGGGCGCCTCGGTCGCCGTGGTGCTGGCCATCGCGTACGCCGGGATCCACACCCTCACCGGCTATGTGTGGTTCGCCTTCGGCGGGGCCGCCGTCGCGTCCGTGGCCGTGTACGCCATCGCCTCCCGGGGCCGTGGCGGCGCGACCCCGGTGAAGCTCGCGCTGGGCGGGGCCGCGATCAACGCGCTGCTGGTGTCGGTCACGATGGCGGTCCTCACCACGAAGGCCTCGGCCCTCGACGAGTTCCGCTTCTGGCAGGTGGGCTCGATCGCCGGACGCGAGGCCCAGGTCGCCCAGCAGATCTGGCCGTTCCTCCTGATCGGCACCGTCCTCGTGGTGTCCGTGGCGCGCGGACTCGACGCGCTGGCACTCGGCGAGGACGTCGCGAAGGGCCTGGGGCAGAACGTCGCGGCGGTCCGGATCGTCGGCGGCATCGGGGCGACCGTACTCACCGGCGCGGGCGTCGCGGCGGCCGGGCCGATCGCCTTCGTCGGCCTCGCCGTCCCCCACATCGCCCGCGCGATCGTGGGCAGCGACCACCGCTGGGTGCTGCCCATGGCCGCGCTCGTGGGCCCGGTGATGCTCCTCGTCCCCGACGTCGTCGGCCGGGTCCTGTTCCCGCCCGGCGAGGTCCCGGCAGGCGTCATGACGGCCCTGATCGGCGTCCCGTTCCTCGTCACCCTCGTACGCCGGAAGGCGGTGCCCGCATGA
- a CDS encoding iron ABC transporter permease: MSADTAVPVRAPVRPAGYRVVRVGKRGRFLVHRRAGLVAAALAVLLAAVCVAYLCVGESFVAPAEVVRVVLGQPSPDELVVGTLRLPRMVVGLLVGTAFGVAGALIQTVARNPLASPDIIGVSQGASALTVGAMTFGLTSYTVLPYLSIVGGAAAAALVYVFAWRGGLHATRFVLIGIGFAIALRSVTTLFLTKGDYLVAQQAQIWMTGSLNGRGWDEAAPIGWALLVLLPAVLWAARAQRTVSMDDDTATALGVRLGRVRLGLVALGVVLASVATGTAGPVDFVALLAPQIARRVTRTAQIPLLCSALLGAVIVVFADLLARRLFSPTELPVGVLTAAVGAPYLIWLIIRGHGGRAGGDA; the protein is encoded by the coding sequence ATGAGCGCGGACACGGCAGTGCCCGTACGCGCTCCGGTCCGGCCCGCCGGTTACCGGGTCGTGCGGGTCGGGAAGCGGGGCCGCTTCCTGGTCCACCGGCGGGCGGGGCTCGTCGCGGCGGCCCTGGCCGTCCTCCTGGCGGCGGTCTGCGTCGCGTACCTGTGCGTCGGCGAGAGCTTCGTGGCACCCGCGGAGGTCGTGAGGGTCGTCCTCGGGCAGCCGTCCCCGGACGAACTGGTCGTGGGCACGCTGCGGCTGCCCCGCATGGTGGTCGGACTCCTCGTGGGCACGGCGTTCGGGGTCGCCGGGGCACTGATCCAGACCGTGGCCCGCAACCCGCTCGCCAGCCCCGACATCATCGGCGTCAGCCAGGGAGCGAGCGCGCTCACGGTGGGCGCGATGACCTTCGGCCTCACCTCGTACACCGTCCTGCCCTACCTCTCGATCGTCGGCGGTGCGGCCGCCGCGGCCCTCGTGTACGTCTTCGCGTGGCGCGGCGGGCTCCACGCGACCCGGTTCGTCCTCATCGGGATCGGCTTCGCGATCGCCCTGCGGTCGGTGACGACCCTGTTCCTGACGAAGGGCGACTACCTGGTCGCCCAGCAGGCGCAGATCTGGATGACGGGCTCCCTCAACGGCCGGGGCTGGGACGAGGCCGCCCCGATCGGCTGGGCGCTCCTCGTCCTGCTGCCCGCCGTGCTGTGGGCGGCGCGGGCGCAGCGCACCGTCTCGATGGACGACGACACCGCGACGGCGCTGGGCGTTCGCCTCGGGCGCGTACGGCTGGGGCTCGTCGCCCTCGGGGTGGTCCTGGCGTCCGTGGCGACGGGGACGGCCGGGCCGGTCGACTTCGTGGCGCTGCTGGCCCCGCAGATCGCCCGCCGGGTGACGCGTACGGCACAGATCCCGCTGCTGTGCTCGGCACTGCTCGGCGCCGTGATCGTCGTGTTCGCGGATCTGCTGGCCCGCAGGCTCTTCTCCCCCACCGAGCTCCCGGTGGGCGTGCTGACGGCGGCGGTCGGCGCCCCGTATCTGATCTGGCTGATCATCCGTGGCCACGGCGGCCGCGCTGGAGGCGACGCATGA